DNA from Leucobacter aridicollis:
CAACCCGCAATCCTCGACAAAGGTCGGGGCTGATACTCCGCGACACATGCGTGACCATCTTTCCGCAGTGCGAAAGAGCTTCGAACGGCTCTCTCCGCGATTCGAGACGACGTTGGGGGATCTTGCGGAGTACCATCTCGAGAAGTTCTCGATCTACTACGGTCGCCGAGTCCCGCCGGCGCTGCGCGAGGAGTACGCCCGCGAATTCGTTGCGCTACTCGGGGCCCAGGAACTGCGGTTCGGGGTATTTGGCAGGAAGACAAGCTGGCTGACAAAGCTCTGCCTCAAGCTGGGTGTCTTCGAGCGCCAGAGGTATGCCGTGCTGCAACGGCTCGTTGAGAGTAAAGACCGGCTCGCTCCACCGGCAAAGAAGACCATCTCCGCTGCGAGAAAGATCAAGCGTCGCCTTCGGCACCCAGTTCGCACGATGAATACGGTTATCTCGGGGAAGACGCCCAAGGTGAGACCGGGCACCATCCTTTTTCTAGGATTCGACTACAGGTACACGGGGAATTCCAGGGCACTGTTCGAAGAGCTTCGGGCAGACGAAAGGTTCGCGGAGCGGAAGATTCTCTTTGCGACGGTTGACACCCGGGTCCCCGCTGAGTTCCGGGTGCGGCCTGAATCGATTGCGTTCACCCGAGCCGCGCAGCATTCTGAGTTCGTCATTGCTGAAACCTGGGTACCTGCATCGATCCAGAAGAATCCTGGATCCAAGTGGATCCAGCTGTGGCACGGAACGCCGATCAAACGGATGCTCTTTGACTCGCATGAGCGCGAAATCACCAAGGCTCGCCCCGCTCACAAGGTCAATAAGTACAAGGACATTCAGCGTTGGGACTACTTTGTCGTTGACGGAGATCTCGCTGCGGAGAGATTCTCGACGGCCTTTCTGCTTGAAGAGAAAGCGATGCTTCGTGCTCAGTACCCAAGGGTGTCTCGATTAAGCCGCTATCGGAAGTCTCGTTCGGAAGCCGCTTTGCCTCTGCGGGAGACAGCACAAGGGCTAAATCATGGGCTTAGTTTCGTAGCCCTTTACGCGCCGACTTGGCGGGACCGAAACTATCGAGCCTCCCAGGAAAACCATGACTCTAGCTATCTCCTTGACCTTCAAGAGCTTTCAGCGAAGCTGGGGGAACGCTGGCAGATCATCTTTAAAGACCACGACTATCTGGCCGCGCAGAGAGAAAATGAGGTCGAGCAAAACATACATGTCTCTAGTGATGATATTGAGGATCTGCTCGCGGTAGCAGACGTTCTGATCACAGACTATTCGTCGGTCGAGTTTGACGCAGTGTCTGTCGGCCTGCCCGTGCTGCACCACGTGGTCGACAGAGATGACTTCGTTGGTGAGAGGGGGCTGTACTCAGTGCCCGTTACCGATGGCTCGCTGGTTGCGTCGAATCACGTCTCCGCGCTTGCGTTGGCATGCTCGCAGTCTGTCAATCCGAGACCAGGTGATGCTGAACCAAAGCCCGAGAACAAGGAGCATCTGGGCAAGTTGTTGCTCTGCTGGGGGCACGGTCTTGCTGATGAACGGGGACCGAACTAGTAACGCCTTGCCAGTGGCTGTTCCGCCTTCAATTGCCGGTGAATGTGAATGGCATCTTGAAGCCATACGTCAGGAAGGTGGCTCCGCTTTCCGGCGTTTCATCTGGCCCCAGGAGCCCGCTCGCGCTAAGTGCTAGCCTAAAGCATATGCATAGATTCGACAGCATGGCTGGCTTGCCGACGGCTCTACTTCAGGCGGCTGGCAATAGATGTCTCACCGTAGTGATCACCATGTTTAATGTTGAACGCTATCTCGAGGACCTTCTGGAGAGCCTTGATCGTCAAGCTGACATCCGTGCAGGGTACATTCCAATTGTGCTGGTGGATGACGGATCGACGGACCGGACGATCTCAATTGCCAGATCCTGGGAACAGCGAACTAAGTTCCCAGTAACCATCCTTGAACAAGAGAACTCTGGCCCGGGAGCGGCGCGGAACGCTGGTTTGGATGTTTGCGAAACTCCTTGGGTCACATTTGTAGACGGGGACGACGTTCTGTCGGATTGTTATCTGTCGGAGATTCTCGATGAGGTGGAAAGTGCTCGTCAATCGCCAGAGCTCTTGGTCACAAACATCATTCGTTTCCTCGAGGGGTCCAGGGAACTGAAGAACGACCACCCACTCAGGTACAAGTTCCGTGATGGAACTCGGACCGTTCGTCTGGAACACGCACCACACTTTTTCCAGCTTTCATCCTCTACTGCCGTTTTCCGGATGGAGCCCATACGTGCCAGCGGGCTGAGGTTCGACGTTGAACTCATGGTATTTGAAGACGCTAAGTTTATTGGAGAGTATCTTCTTCTCTTTTCGTCTCCTTCTGTTCGAGTGCTTCATCGGGCGCAGTATCTCTACCGGAGACGGGGCGACGCCTCCTCGCTTGTTCCTTCGGCCGAGCGGTCAACGGCGAGATACTTGGACGTGCCTGAGCGCGCCTACTTGCCTCTTATCGAGATTTCCAAAGCAGGATTGGGAAGGGTTCCTGCTTGGCTGCAGGCAATGATTGTCTATGACTTGTACTGGACTGCAAAGCTCGATATAGGCATGGATGGACCGGCCAGGACCCAATCTCCAACTGTCAGAAAGAAGTTCTTAGAACTCCTCCGACAGGTATTGACGGATATTTCTGTCGAGCAGATCGAATTCGCCCGCGCACAGTACTTGCCATCCAACATCAGGAGTTTCTTCCTTGCGCTGAAGGGAGAGCTGGACGTTCCCTCCACGGTGCTCATCGATAGGTTGGACCCATCCCGAAGCCTTTTGCGCGCGAGATACTCGTACCCTGTTGGGCAGGAGCCTGGAGAGGAGTTCACCTGGGGAGGGGAACTCATCGAGCCCACATTTGGAAAAAGAAGAGCAGTGTGTTTCTTTGATGAGATGGTCTATATGGAACGCATTGTTTGGCTGCCGGCTGCGAGGGAAATCTCGGCTCGGATCAACGGTGATCGAGTCACATTTGTCAGAGGCGAACTCCAAGAACCCCTCCCGGTGATGCACGAGTGGGTGAGCTGGAGCTACTTCGTCCCAAAGTGGGAACGGCCATCGGTGGTCGAAGGAAATCATGACGTCGGTCCAAATTTGCTGTCGGACAGAAAGGTCTCCCTGCGTTATCCATAACGGAAGCTCGCCAAACACGGGCCAACAAACTAGATACAGCTATCGGGGAAGCAAGGCATGGAAAAGCAATTGGGGAACGACAAAAACTTGAAGTCTGGGAGCGAAGCCTTCTACCTGCGGCTACGGAATCGAGTGCCCAAAGAGACTCGAATGCGTTTGCCGAGACCATTGATTCAAATTGCAAAACGTTTGTTCCGGGTATCTGAGACGCTGGACCACACTGAGTATGGGGGTGGAGGTGTTCGGCGGGCCGGGTTTGTGCGAACTGCGACAGCGAAAGTGACCCGTGGGTTGGGCTCAAATCCGCGAGGTGATGCCTATCGCCACCGTTGGCTGCTGATGGACCGGGAGACAGGCGCCAACGACAACGCCGAGCACCTCTACCGATACGCTATGCAGCATTGCGAGGATGTCGAGCTTTGGTTTGTTTTGAGCCCACAATCGTCTGATTGGGAGAGGCTGAAAAATGAAGGATTTCGTCTTGTAGCTCCCCGAAGTGATGAACACAGGGTACTCCTGGAAAATACGGACCTGATCGCTAGTTCCCACGCCGATCACACTGTTATTAGTCAGTGGGGGTCAAAATACTACAGGGAACGCCGCTGGAGATTCGTGTTCCTACAGCACGGAGTTACCAAAGACGACCTGTCTCGGTGGCTCAACGGGAAATTCATTGATCTTATGGTCACGAGCTCAACAGCTGAATACGAGTCAATTGTGGGCGATGATACGGGGTACGACCTGACGGGGCGGGAAGTAGTACTCACCGGGTTCCCGAGGCACGACAGGCTGATGCGCTTGGGGAATGGTCGGCCCGATAAGACGATTCTGCTTATTGCGCCGACTTGGCGTCGAGAGGTAATTATTCCGCTTCGAGAGGGAACTGGGGCATTGGGGGAGACCAGCTACTGGCAGCACTGGGACCAACTTCTTCGCTCCGAAGCCGTTCGGCTTTATCTTGAGAGCGACGAGTTTGAGGTTGTCTTCCTGCCTCACCCCGACGTGGCGCCCTTCATAAGTTCGATCGCTGAGTATGAACAACTCGGGATTCGAGTAGCAAGTTATGAAGAGGATGTGCAGGAGCTGCTTGCCAACACAGTTCTCGGGCTAACCGACTATTCCTCTCTTGTGTTTGACCTCGCAGTGCTCGGCACTCCGACTCTGTACTTTCAGTTCGATCGGGACCAGTTCTTCAATGGAAATCATGTTTACGACCCCGGATACTTTGACTACGAGAGGGACGGGTTTGGCCCCGTTGCGGTAGGGCTGCTTGAGGCCGAGCATGCGTTGGCTAGCTTCTACCGCGGGGATACCTCGTTAATGAAAGCTGGAACTGAACGAGCACTTGCGAGTACGCCCTGGAGGGATGGGATGAACTGTTCTCGAACGGTCGCTGCGATTCGTGAAGCTTTGGCAGTGTCGCCAGTTCGACTAATCAATACGAGCCACCCTTCGCTTGAAATTGAATCGCGCGGTCTGTATGAGATTGATTCCGGAGGTAGTGGCTCGAAAGCGCTGGACGCCGCTGCACAGGTAGAAGGCTAGGCCCTCATCGAGCTGGCTGGAGCTGGGTAGTGCTATAGCCGTGGGCAGATCCAGCCCGCGATCTCTGGGCTCTACGTGCTGACGCCGACGGTCGAGCGGGCGTGACAAATACGGAATTGATATCTGCCGATCCTGCATAGTCCAGAACCTGAAAGGCAATGGAATGCAACTGGTGGGTCTGATGTCTCCGAGCGAGCGTGTGGCATAGAAGCCGGGGCGTGTCCTTAGCTAGACTAGAGATAGAAAGTTAATGCAAAATACATAGCTAAATATTTGCAGGGGAACCCTGAGTCTAGTTCGCCGTGTCGCGAATGGCCTCGTTAGATGCGCTTTGGTGTGGGAGTGCTCCTCTGCGCAATCTGGAGAAAAGATCATGAAAACGCCGTCGTCTCGGATGCTTCTGACGCGCATTGATCGGGTTTCGCTAGTCGGTGGGGTTCTGGACTTTGAAGGTTACGCCGTCTTTGAAGGCGTGGCTGTCACTGGCTATGGGCAGATAAAAACATCTATAGTTTTTCACTCCATTGAAACGCAAGTGGAGACTGCGCTCGGGGGCTTTCCGAACGAGGCCTTAAATGGTTTGATGCCAAGTCACGATCACGAAGTGGACTATTCATTCGGTGGTATCACGTCTAGCGGCAGATTTGGGATACCGCTTTTCTCGCTACCAGTTGGTCGGTATCAAGTCTTGGTGAAAGCCGAGCAAGGAGGCTTTGAGGCTCGCGTCGACACTCTTGCCGTTCCCGACCACGAAGAATGGGTCCTTGAAGGGACGCGTCACTATTGCACGCGAGCAGTCGGCGGGAAGTGGGAGATTTTAGTTTTATCAGCGGTGGGCCGCCCGGCCTCCGATGCATACCATGAGCTAGCCGAAATCTCACTGGAGGGCGGCATCCTCTACCTTGAAGGGTATTTCGCTCCCCGCGGAAGAGAGATTTCCTCGTACGAATCGATCGAATTCACATTGTCCGTGGCTCCAGTTTCCGCGACAGGTCCGAACTTAAACATCTCAGCGACAATTCCGCTTGCCATTGGCAGCCGCGAGGACGTCTCAACTAGGAGCGGGGAGCCCTGGCGCAACCAGAGCAAGGGCTACTATGCCACCCCTGCCTACGAGGGGATCGAGCTGCCGACACTGGCCACTGGCGAATATCAGTTGCTTGTGACCGCGCGAATTGGTGATGATCTGCAGACGGTTGTGCTGACGCCGGTATTGAAGGTCGAGGGCACCTACTCCGGCCAAGCTGGTAAGCCCTCAATCGGGGTTATAGGTTCTTGTCTAATTCGTGACAATTTTAGATCGGACCTCGCTCCGGGGTGGCGTGATTTTTACTCTGTTCATGGAACACACTTTCAGATGTCCCTCGTTAGCTTGATGTCCCCAGCTGTAGCCACTTCAGAACATCAGTTTTACGACCTCCATGCACACTCAGCAGAGTGCACGCGGCGTGATTTCACAAAGGAATACCTGGAAGAGATCGCGCAGGGCAAACCTGACATACTGTTGATTGATGCTCGGGCGGATGCTAGACATGGTGTTATTCGGTGTGGTGCTAGCTGGGTGACGAACCACTTACTAATGCTTCGCAAGAGCGAGTATTATTCCTCGATCCGGGCGAATCACTCTATCCACATGCTCGATGATCCTCTCGAGTATTCCGCAGCTTTCCGCCAGGCTTGCGAATTGCTGCGTAGCTTCCTAGCCCGCCGTTCCCCGAAGACTCGAGTAAT
Protein-coding regions in this window:
- a CDS encoding CDP-glycerol glycerophosphotransferase family protein, which translates into the protein MIIPVFNGEKYLERCLDSVLGQTMPDFEVIIVDDGSTDASPQILHDYASRFPVIRVIRQENAGQGAARNTALAQARGVYILFVDADDLIERVTLQVTTERAELDQSDLVHFDWKFIKTKPDHLGKYDYYNIEPFWHQRMLEGAECEQLFRMHSYFSVTNLYRRSFLEEHGLRYEEGQIYEDNPFLAQVFSLAQSVSLVHSPLYAIQANPQSSTKVGADTPRHMRDHLSAVRKSFERLSPRFETTLGDLAEYHLEKFSIYYGRRVPPALREEYAREFVALLGAQELRFGVFGRKTSWLTKLCLKLGVFERQRYAVLQRLVESKDRLAPPAKKTISAARKIKRRLRHPVRTMNTVISGKTPKVRPGTILFLGFDYRYTGNSRALFEELRADERFAERKILFATVDTRVPAEFRVRPESIAFTRAAQHSEFVIAETWVPASIQKNPGSKWIQLWHGTPIKRMLFDSHEREITKARPAHKVNKYKDIQRWDYFVVDGDLAAERFSTAFLLEEKAMLRAQYPRVSRLSRYRKSRSEAALPLRETAQGLNHGLSFVALYAPTWRDRNYRASQENHDSSYLLDLQELSAKLGERWQIIFKDHDYLAAQRENEVEQNIHVSSDDIEDLLAVADVLITDYSSVEFDAVSVGLPVLHHVVDRDDFVGERGLYSVPVTDGSLVASNHVSALALACSQSVNPRPGDAEPKPENKEHLGKLLLCWGHGLADERGPN
- a CDS encoding glycosyltransferase family 2 protein — protein: MHRFDSMAGLPTALLQAAGNRCLTVVITMFNVERYLEDLLESLDRQADIRAGYIPIVLVDDGSTDRTISIARSWEQRTKFPVTILEQENSGPGAARNAGLDVCETPWVTFVDGDDVLSDCYLSEILDEVESARQSPELLVTNIIRFLEGSRELKNDHPLRYKFRDGTRTVRLEHAPHFFQLSSSTAVFRMEPIRASGLRFDVELMVFEDAKFIGEYLLLFSSPSVRVLHRAQYLYRRRGDASSLVPSAERSTARYLDVPERAYLPLIEISKAGLGRVPAWLQAMIVYDLYWTAKLDIGMDGPARTQSPTVRKKFLELLRQVLTDISVEQIEFARAQYLPSNIRSFFLALKGELDVPSTVLIDRLDPSRSLLRARYSYPVGQEPGEEFTWGGELIEPTFGKRRAVCFFDEMVYMERIVWLPAAREISARINGDRVTFVRGELQEPLPVMHEWVSWSYFVPKWERPSVVEGNHDVGPNLLSDRKVSLRYP
- a CDS encoding CDP-glycerol glycerophosphotransferase family protein, translated to MDRETGANDNAEHLYRYAMQHCEDVELWFVLSPQSSDWERLKNEGFRLVAPRSDEHRVLLENTDLIASSHADHTVISQWGSKYYRERRWRFVFLQHGVTKDDLSRWLNGKFIDLMVTSSTAEYESIVGDDTGYDLTGREVVLTGFPRHDRLMRLGNGRPDKTILLIAPTWRREVIIPLREGTGALGETSYWQHWDQLLRSEAVRLYLESDEFEVVFLPHPDVAPFISSIAEYEQLGIRVASYEEDVQELLANTVLGLTDYSSLVFDLAVLGTPTLYFQFDRDQFFNGNHVYDPGYFDYERDGFGPVAVGLLEAEHALASFYRGDTSLMKAGTERALASTPWRDGMNCSRTVAAIREALAVSPVRLINTSHPSLEIESRGLYEIDSGGSGSKALDAAAQVEG
- a CDS encoding DUF6270 domain-containing protein, whose amino-acid sequence is MKTPSSRMLLTRIDRVSLVGGVLDFEGYAVFEGVAVTGYGQIKTSIVFHSIETQVETALGGFPNEALNGLMPSHDHEVDYSFGGITSSGRFGIPLFSLPVGRYQVLVKAEQGGFEARVDTLAVPDHEEWVLEGTRHYCTRAVGGKWEILVLSAVGRPASDAYHELAEISLEGGILYLEGYFAPRGREISSYESIEFTLSVAPVSATGPNLNISATIPLAIGSREDVSTRSGEPWRNQSKGYYATPAYEGIELPTLATGEYQLLVTARIGDDLQTVVLTPVLKVEGTYSGQAGKPSIGVIGSCLIRDNFRSDLAPGWRDFYSVHGTHFQMSLVSLMSPAVATSEHQFYDLHAHSAECTRRDFTKEYLEEIAQGKPDILLIDARADARHGVIRCGASWVTNHLLMLRKSEYYSSIRANHSIHMLDDPLEYSAAFRQACELLRSFLARRSPKTRVIWVSAKGVGQYRGLSGAGRFVGSKNPEILNRVWAELDSIAVSVFGCDLIDAMRPSLFASSDYPFGTGPIHYEKFYYSVFRERLLAALDYEQSCQLVVLPPVVAA